One Sphingomicrobium marinum genomic window carries:
- a CDS encoding thymidine kinase gives MAKLYFYYAAMNAGKSTTLLQADFNYRERGMHTMLWTSAIDERAGRGRIASRIGLSAEAHMFAEGTAIIPVVMRELKDKLIDCLLVDEAQFLSQRQVLELAEIADGLDIPVLCYGLRTDFQGRLFPGSAALLALADKLIEMKAICECGAKATMNLRVMADGRAVKEGAQTEIGGNDRYVALCRKHFFERLRESEAEQLNLAIPR, from the coding sequence ATGGCCAAACTCTATTTCTACTATGCGGCGATGAACGCAGGGAAGTCCACCACCTTGCTTCAGGCCGATTTCAACTACCGCGAGCGCGGCATGCACACCATGCTGTGGACCAGCGCAATCGACGAACGCGCCGGGCGTGGGCGCATCGCCTCGCGCATCGGACTGTCCGCCGAAGCCCACATGTTCGCAGAAGGCACCGCCATCATCCCGGTCGTCATGCGCGAACTGAAGGACAAGCTGATCGACTGCCTGCTGGTCGACGAAGCGCAGTTCCTGTCGCAGCGGCAGGTGCTCGAACTGGCGGAAATTGCCGACGGGCTCGATATCCCGGTGCTGTGCTATGGGCTGCGCACCGATTTCCAGGGCCGGCTTTTCCCCGGCTCGGCGGCGTTGCTCGCGCTCGCCGACAAGCTGATCGAGATGAAAGCGATCTGCGAATGCGGCGCCAAGGCCACCATGAACCTTCGCGTCATGGCCGATGGCCGAGCGGTCAAGGAAGGCGCGCAGACCGAGATCGGCGGCAACGACCGTTATGTCGCTTTGTGCCGCAAGCATTTCTTCGAACGGCTGCGCGAGAGCGAGGCGGAGCAATTGAACCTCGCCATCCCGCGATGA
- the rpsO gene encoding 30S ribosomal protein S15: protein MSITTERKAELAKEHGRGKDDTGSPEVQVAILTDRIQTLTEHFKTHAKDNHSRRGLLMLVNKRRNLLDYLKRKDHQRYADLIAKLGLRK from the coding sequence ATGTCGATTACGACGGAACGCAAGGCGGAACTCGCCAAGGAACATGGCCGCGGCAAGGACGACACGGGTTCGCCCGAAGTCCAGGTGGCCATCCTCACCGACCGCATCCAGACGCTCACCGAGCACTTCAAGACGCATGCGAAGGACAATCACTCGCGCCGCGGCCTGCTGATGCTGGTCAACAAGCGCCGCAACCTGCTTGATTATCTCAAGCGCAAGGATCACCAGCGCTATGCCGACCTGATTGCAAAGCTGGGTCTGCGCAAATAA
- the nusA gene encoding transcription termination factor NusA, translating to MAETPAAASANKAELLAIADAVAREKLIDKGIVIEAMEDAIQRAARARYGQENEIRAKLDPDTGDLRLWRVLEVVEEVDDNFKQVDLKGAQKLEEGAKVGDFIVDPLPPIEFGRIAAQAAKQVIFQKVRDAERERQFEEFKDRAGEVITGVVKRVEFGHVVVDLGRAEGVIRRDAQIPREMVRVGDRIRSLIMKVSRETRGPQIFLSRAHPDFMRKLFAQEVPEIYDGIIEIKAAARDPGSRAKIGVISYDSSIDPVGACVGMKGSRVQAVVQELQGEKIDIIPWSEDKATFIVNALQPATVSRVVIDEEESRIEVVVPDDQLSLAIGRRGQNVRLASQLTDSQIDILTEADASEKRQKEFMERSEMFQNELDVDETLAQLLVAEGFTEMEEVAYVEQEELATIEGLDEEIAEELQTRAKEALDKREEAAREKRRELGVGDDVAELPHLTEQMLVTLGEAGLTTLDDVADLATDELIQKKRDMPRRRSDTKRPEDKGGVLGEYGLTEEQGNEIIMAARAHWFEDADEAEAEAPAADETPEKEDAAADGDQ from the coding sequence ATGGCAGAGACACCTGCAGCCGCATCCGCCAACAAGGCCGAACTGCTTGCCATCGCCGATGCTGTCGCGCGCGAAAAGCTGATCGACAAGGGCATCGTCATCGAAGCGATGGAAGATGCGATCCAGCGCGCCGCCCGCGCCCGCTACGGCCAGGAAAACGAAATTCGCGCCAAGCTCGACCCCGACACGGGTGATCTTCGCCTGTGGCGTGTCCTCGAAGTGGTCGAAGAGGTTGATGACAACTTCAAGCAGGTCGATCTCAAGGGCGCGCAGAAGCTCGAAGAAGGCGCCAAGGTCGGCGACTTTATCGTCGATCCGCTGCCACCGATCGAATTCGGCCGTATCGCCGCGCAGGCCGCCAAGCAGGTCATCTTCCAGAAGGTCCGCGACGCCGAGCGCGAGCGCCAGTTCGAGGAATTCAAGGATCGCGCCGGCGAAGTCATCACCGGCGTCGTCAAGCGCGTCGAATTCGGCCACGTCGTGGTAGATCTTGGCCGCGCCGAAGGCGTCATCCGCCGCGACGCGCAGATCCCGCGCGAAATGGTGCGTGTCGGCGATCGCATCCGCTCGCTCATCATGAAGGTCAGCCGCGAAACCCGCGGGCCGCAGATCTTCCTGTCGCGCGCTCATCCCGATTTCATGCGCAAGCTGTTCGCGCAGGAAGTACCCGAAATCTACGACGGCATCATCGAGATCAAGGCCGCCGCCCGCGATCCGGGCAGCCGCGCCAAGATCGGCGTCATCAGCTATGATAGCTCGATCGACCCGGTCGGCGCCTGCGTCGGCATGAAGGGCAGCCGCGTCCAAGCCGTCGTGCAGGAACTGCAGGGCGAAAAGATCGACATCATCCCTTGGTCGGAAGACAAGGCCACCTTCATCGTCAACGCGCTGCAGCCCGCCACGGTCAGCCGCGTCGTCATCGACGAGGAAGAAAGCCGCATCGAAGTCGTCGTGCCAGACGACCAGCTGTCGCTCGCCATCGGTCGCCGCGGCCAGAACGTGCGTCTCGCCAGCCAGCTGACCGACAGCCAGATCGATATCCTGACCGAGGCCGACGCCTCCGAGAAGCGCCAGAAGGAATTCATGGAGCGCTCGGAAATGTTCCAGAACGAGCTCGACGTCGACGAGACGCTGGCGCAGCTACTGGTCGCCGAAGGCTTCACCGAAATGGAAGAAGTCGCCTACGTCGAGCAGGAAGAACTCGCCACGATCGAAGGCCTCGACGAAGAAATCGCCGAAGAGCTGCAGACCCGTGCCAAGGAAGCGCTCGACAAGCGTGAGGAAGCCGCGCGCGAGAAGCGCCGCGAGCTTGGCGTCGGTGACGATGTCGCCGAACTCCCCCACCTCACCGAGCAGATGCTGGTGACTTTGGGCGAAGCCGGGCTGACGACGCTCGACGATGTCGCCGATCTTGCCACCGACGAGCTCATCCAGAAAAAACGCGATATGCCGCGCCGCCGCAGCGACACCAAGCGCCCCGAAGACAAGGGCGGCGTGCTCGGCGAATATGGTCTCACCGAAGAGCAGGGCAACGAGATCATCATGGCCGCCCGCGCCCACTGGTTCGAGGACGCGGACGAGGCCGAGGCCGAAGCCCCCGCCGCCGACGAAACCCCCGAAAAGGAGGACGCGGCTGCGGATGGGGACCAATGA
- a CDS encoding AbgT family transporter — protein sequence MSDGTAMTQKGFLGWVERTGNRLPDPVFIFFYLIAILIVISVIAAATNLAAAHPAEIDEATGAARIIEAESLLSAENIRRLWVEMPATFTHFHPLGYVLVVMLGAGVAERAGLFGTAMRAGVRNAPKFLLTPLVVLVGMIGNLAADAAYVVLIPLAGIIFHAAGRHPIAGIAAAFAGVSGGFSANLLPGQLDALLFGITEASVETVFGDWTANIAGNWFFIAAMTFVFLPVIWYITDKVIEPKFGKYDASKADHEVDDVDEDKPLTEGEKKGLKRAGLAALGVIGLWVLFTVGPGTPLIEESANPEARLTPFYQSLVAGFFVLFLLSAWAYGAAAGTIKNHRDLVKMMSGAMEDLAYYLVLAFAAAHFVEMFGWSNLGLILAVNGADFLQGFNLPAPVLLAAIVLFSGFLNLFVGSASAKWALLAPVLVPMLILLGISPETSTAAYRVGDSATNIITPLMVYLPLILIFCQRWSKDFGLGSLMAMMIPYSISLLIAGTALIMIWVGLDLPLGPGASVFTNPADYGILESVAPANAE from the coding sequence ATGAGCGACGGCACAGCGATGACCCAGAAAGGGTTTTTGGGATGGGTGGAGCGCACGGGTAACCGGCTTCCCGATCCGGTCTTCATCTTCTTTTACCTGATTGCGATTTTGATCGTAATCTCGGTCATCGCGGCGGCGACCAACCTTGCGGCCGCGCACCCGGCGGAGATCGACGAAGCGACCGGGGCAGCGCGGATAATCGAGGCCGAGAGCCTGTTATCCGCAGAAAATATCCGCCGGCTGTGGGTCGAAATGCCCGCAACGTTCACCCACTTCCATCCGCTCGGTTACGTGCTTGTGGTCATGCTGGGGGCAGGCGTCGCTGAGCGCGCCGGGCTGTTCGGCACGGCGATGCGCGCGGGTGTGCGCAATGCACCCAAGTTCCTGCTGACGCCGCTGGTGGTGCTGGTAGGCATGATCGGCAACCTTGCTGCCGATGCCGCCTATGTCGTGCTGATCCCTTTGGCGGGCATCATCTTCCATGCCGCCGGGCGCCATCCCATCGCCGGGATCGCGGCGGCCTTTGCCGGGGTCTCGGGCGGTTTTTCGGCCAACCTGTTGCCCGGCCAGCTCGACGCGCTGCTGTTCGGCATTACCGAGGCGTCGGTCGAGACCGTCTTCGGCGATTGGACCGCGAATATCGCGGGCAACTGGTTCTTCATCGCGGCGATGACCTTCGTCTTCCTGCCCGTGATCTGGTACATCACCGACAAGGTGATCGAGCCCAAGTTCGGCAAGTATGACGCGAGCAAGGCCGACCATGAAGTCGACGATGTGGACGAGGACAAGCCGCTCACCGAAGGCGAGAAAAAGGGCCTCAAGCGCGCCGGTCTCGCCGCGCTCGGCGTCATCGGCCTGTGGGTGTTGTTCACGGTCGGACCGGGTACCCCGCTAATCGAGGAGAGCGCCAATCCCGAAGCGCGGCTTACGCCTTTCTACCAGAGCCTGGTGGCGGGCTTCTTCGTGCTCTTCCTGCTGTCGGCCTGGGCCTATGGCGCGGCAGCCGGCACGATCAAGAACCACCGCGACCTGGTGAAGATGATGTCGGGCGCAATGGAAGACCTGGCCTATTACCTCGTGCTTGCTTTCGCGGCGGCGCACTTCGTAGAGATGTTTGGCTGGTCAAATCTTGGCCTGATCTTAGCGGTGAACGGCGCCGACTTCCTGCAGGGCTTCAACCTGCCTGCGCCGGTTCTGCTGGCGGCGATCGTGCTGTTCTCGGGCTTTCTTAACCTGTTCGTGGGATCGGCGAGCGCCAAGTGGGCGCTGCTGGCGCCGGTGCTGGTGCCGATGCTGATCCTGCTCGGTATCTCGCCCGAAACATCGACCGCGGCCTATCGTGTCGGTGACAGCGCGACCAACATCATCACCCCGCTGATGGTGTACCTGCCGCTGATCCTGATTTTCTGCCAGCGCTGGAGCAAGGATTTCGGTCTCGGCAGCCTGATGGCGATGATGATCCCATATTCGATCAGCTTGCTGATCGCGGGGACGGCGCTCATCATGATCTGGGTCGGTCTCGACCTGCCGCTCGGACCGGGTGCGAGCGTGTTCACCAATCCGGCCGATTACGGGATACTCGAGAGCGTCGCCCCGGCGAACGCCGAGTAG
- the truB gene encoding tRNA pseudouridine(55) synthase TruB — MSDPVKANGWLVIDKPVGVGSTPIVGKVKWALRECGVKKPKVGHGGTLDPLASGVLPIAIGEATKLAGRMLDATKAYDFTITFGEETSTLDAEGEVVATSDVRPTRQQVEDILPGFTGTIEQVPPAFSALKVDGKRAYDLARAGAEVALDSRTVVIHALRIVDDTRDSVTLSATVSKGTYIRSLARDIARALESVGHVTMLHRTKAGPFSEKQAISLDFLEEITKRRTLIDKLLPLRAGLDDIPALVVTPEEASLLRHGQRLEGHPAPPGQHLAIEGSTPVALVEVEDGEVAVLRGFNL, encoded by the coding sequence ATGAGCGATCCGGTTAAGGCGAATGGCTGGCTCGTCATCGACAAGCCGGTGGGTGTCGGCTCGACCCCCATTGTGGGCAAGGTGAAATGGGCCTTGCGCGAATGCGGGGTCAAGAAACCCAAGGTCGGCCATGGCGGCACGCTCGATCCGCTTGCTTCGGGCGTCCTGCCCATTGCCATCGGCGAGGCGACGAAACTGGCCGGGCGGATGCTCGATGCGACCAAAGCGTATGATTTTACCATCACGTTCGGGGAGGAGACCTCCACGCTCGACGCGGAGGGCGAAGTCGTCGCCACGAGCGACGTGCGTCCGACCCGCCAGCAGGTCGAGGACATACTCCCCGGTTTTACAGGAACGATCGAGCAGGTCCCGCCGGCATTTTCCGCACTCAAGGTCGATGGCAAGCGGGCCTACGATCTGGCGCGGGCGGGCGCTGAGGTCGCGCTGGATAGCCGCACGGTGGTCATCCACGCACTGAGGATCGTGGATGACACCCGCGACAGCGTCACCCTGTCCGCCACTGTCTCCAAGGGCACATATATCCGTTCGCTGGCACGGGATATCGCACGCGCGCTTGAAAGCGTGGGACACGTCACCATGTTGCATCGCACAAAGGCGGGGCCCTTTTCCGAAAAGCAGGCGATTTCGCTGGACTTTCTCGAGGAAATCACTAAGCGCCGCACCCTGATCGACAAGTTACTCCCGCTTCGTGCGGGGCTGGACGACATCCCGGCACTTGTCGTGACGCCCGAAGAGGCATCGCTGCTCCGGCACGGACAGCGGCTCGAAGGGCACCCCGCACCGCCGGGCCAGCATCTCGCGATCGAAGGCAGTACGCCCGTCGCGCTGGTCGAGGTGGAGGATGGCGAGGTCGCTGTCCTGCGCGGGTTTAACCTCTGA
- the rimP gene encoding ribosome maturation protein RimP has translation MADIANVTKIIEPIVKDMGLELVRVKMIGGEDEPTLQVMAERPDTRQLTIEDCTKLSHALDEPLEEADPIDYAYRLEVSSPGIDRPLTRFKDFEDWKGHLARVTLTEKRDGRRKYKAYLDGTDPEAETVKLIDDADEVYLIPFAAIEDAKLIFTDKLLQETQPLSTEGAEDIEEDQ, from the coding sequence TTGGCTGACATCGCGAACGTCACGAAGATTATCGAACCCATCGTCAAGGACATGGGATTGGAACTCGTGCGCGTGAAGATGATCGGCGGCGAGGACGAACCCACGCTGCAGGTCATGGCCGAACGTCCCGACACGCGCCAGCTGACGATCGAGGATTGCACGAAGCTTTCCCATGCTCTCGACGAGCCGCTCGAAGAGGCCGATCCGATCGATTACGCCTACCGCCTCGAAGTCTCGTCGCCCGGCATCGACCGGCCGCTGACGCGCTTCAAGGATTTCGAAGACTGGAAGGGTCACCTGGCCCGCGTCACGCTCACCGAAAAGCGTGACGGCCGCCGCAAGTACAAGGCATATCTCGATGGCACCGACCCCGAAGCCGAAACGGTCAAGCTGATCGACGATGCCGACGAGGTTTATCTCATCCCGTTCGCTGCGATCGAGGATGCGAAACTGATTTTCACCGACAAACTTTTGCAAGAAACCCAGCCGCTCTCCACCGAGGGCGCCGAGGATATCGAGGAAGACCAATAA
- a CDS encoding DUF448 domain-containing protein, producing MGTNDRQLAPERSCILTRRTAPKTELIRLALGPDGQVAPDIRAKAPGRGAYIGVNKAELEEAMAKGKLKPALARAFKDGKAVAPDTLADDIEAALERNALDRMGLEARGGTLINGSEKVEKAARSGKLYLLLHAADASEDGNKRLDQAWRVGGGDQRGLVLLADRTMLSSALGRENVVHVGLTDQAAAKRVREALSRWHAFLEPHATLEGGASAALAAENEDEGSE from the coding sequence ATGGGGACCAATGATCGCCAGCTAGCGCCTGAGCGCTCGTGCATCCTGACGCGCCGGACCGCGCCCAAGACGGAATTGATCCGTCTGGCGCTCGGTCCGGACGGCCAGGTTGCGCCCGATATCCGCGCCAAGGCGCCGGGTCGCGGCGCCTATATCGGGGTGAACAAGGCCGAACTTGAGGAAGCCATGGCGAAGGGCAAGCTCAAGCCCGCCCTCGCCCGTGCTTTCAAGGACGGTAAAGCGGTCGCGCCCGACACGCTCGCCGACGATATCGAGGCGGCGCTGGAGCGTAATGCGCTCGATCGCATGGGCCTCGAAGCGCGCGGCGGCACCCTCATCAATGGCAGCGAAAAAGTGGAAAAGGCGGCACGTTCGGGCAAGCTTTACCTCCTCCTCCACGCCGCCGATGCATCCGAAGACGGCAACAAGCGTCTCGACCAGGCCTGGCGGGTTGGCGGCGGCGACCAGCGCGGCCTTGTTTTGCTGGCCGATCGCACCATGTTGAGTTCGGCATTGGGGCGTGAAAATGTGGTCCATGTGGGCCTTACCGATCAGGCAGCCGCGAAAAGAGTGCGTGAAGCGCTTTCGCGCTGGCATGCTTTTCTTGAACCCCATGCTACGCTAGAGGGCGGTGCTTCCGCTGCTTTGGCTGCGGAAAACGAAGACGAAGGATCAGAATGA
- the infB gene encoding translation initiation factor IF-2 — MSDDKKKLGTRPPLGVKRTVETGKVKQSFSHGRSNTVVVEVKKRRILKPGDAKPEAQEEAKAPEAAPEKKEAAPKKAAAPKPAPKKEMSAAERREQVKELERQAEQERMRLEAEQRERDEKAKNAKAEAEERRAEENRKAEEEAERQAAEDAKKAAEDVERAKHEASKAAPAPAAAPRTEERKPAPKKKASKGRPAPDRRSGKLTVNRALRGEDGNRARSLAALKRKREKAKRDHDSGPREKQVRDVVVPDSITVAELAKRMGEKSADLVKSLFNMGMMVTVNQNVDQDTAELLVTEFGHKIQRVSESDVDIDTTEDVDPEDTLQPRPPVVTIMGHVDHGKTSLLDAIRGADVAAGEAGGITQHIGAYQVTPKGGDPITFLDTPGHEAFTEMRARGANVTDLAILVVAADDGLKPQTVEAINHIKAAEVPMIVAINKIDKDGANPQKIREELLQHEIIVEAMSGDVQDVEVSAKKKTNIDKLLEAINLQAELLELKANPDRAADATVVEAQLDKGRGPVATVLVNRGTLKVGDVFVAGAAAGKVRALVDDRGQRVKEAGPSFPVEVLGLSSLPSAGDQFTVVENDQRAREVAEYRQSVIDKKRTTSAPMSLESMFDKKGAETISFPLIVKADVQGTSEAIVNALNKLSTDEIEVRVIHSGVGAITESDVTLAASSNAPIIGFNVRPNSKAREIAKRDEVEFRYYDVIYHLTDWVKQAMAGELGPEIIETVVGRAEVKQVFKSGKKDKAAGLLVVDGVIKLGLHARLTRDDVIVSKTTIASLRRFKDDVKEVEAGTECGAVLEDTNDIEPGDMLEIFEVEERERTL; from the coding sequence ATGAGCGACGACAAAAAGAAGCTCGGCACCCGCCCGCCGCTTGGGGTCAAGCGTACGGTGGAAACCGGTAAGGTGAAGCAGAGCTTCAGCCATGGCCGTTCGAATACGGTCGTGGTCGAGGTCAAGAAGCGGCGTATTCTCAAGCCTGGCGATGCCAAGCCCGAGGCACAGGAAGAAGCAAAAGCGCCTGAAGCCGCGCCAGAGAAGAAGGAAGCTGCGCCCAAGAAGGCCGCGGCCCCCAAGCCTGCGCCCAAGAAAGAGATGTCGGCCGCCGAACGCCGTGAACAGGTCAAGGAACTCGAGCGCCAGGCCGAACAGGAGCGCATGCGCCTCGAAGCCGAGCAGCGCGAGCGTGACGAAAAGGCCAAGAACGCCAAGGCCGAAGCCGAAGAGCGCCGCGCCGAAGAAAACCGCAAGGCAGAAGAAGAGGCCGAGCGCCAGGCTGCCGAAGATGCCAAGAAGGCCGCCGAAGACGTCGAACGCGCCAAGCACGAAGCTTCGAAGGCCGCGCCAGCACCTGCTGCGGCGCCGCGTACCGAAGAGCGCAAACCCGCGCCCAAGAAAAAGGCCAGCAAGGGCCGTCCTGCACCCGATCGTCGTTCGGGCAAGCTTACCGTCAACCGTGCGCTGCGGGGCGAAGACGGCAATCGCGCCCGCAGCCTTGCTGCGCTCAAGCGCAAACGTGAAAAGGCCAAGCGCGATCACGATAGCGGTCCGCGCGAAAAGCAGGTCCGCGACGTCGTGGTGCCCGACAGCATCACGGTCGCCGAACTCGCCAAGCGTATGGGCGAAAAGTCGGCCGATCTCGTCAAGAGCCTGTTCAACATGGGCATGATGGTGACGGTCAACCAGAACGTCGACCAGGACACCGCCGAACTGCTCGTCACCGAATTCGGTCACAAGATCCAGCGCGTCAGCGAAAGCGATGTCGATATCGATACGACCGAAGACGTCGATCCCGAGGACACGTTGCAACCGCGTCCGCCGGTGGTCACGATCATGGGCCATGTCGACCACGGCAAGACCTCGCTGCTCGACGCCATTCGCGGCGCCGATGTGGCAGCGGGCGAAGCCGGCGGCATCACCCAGCATATCGGGGCCTACCAGGTCACGCCCAAGGGCGGCGATCCGATCACCTTCCTCGATACGCCGGGCCACGAAGCCTTTACCGAGATGCGCGCACGCGGTGCCAATGTCACCGATCTCGCCATCCTCGTGGTGGCGGCCGACGATGGCCTCAAGCCGCAGACGGTCGAAGCGATCAATCACATCAAGGCGGCCGAAGTGCCGATGATCGTCGCGATCAACAAGATCGACAAGGACGGGGCCAACCCGCAGAAAATCCGCGAGGAACTGCTTCAGCACGAGATCATCGTCGAAGCGATGTCGGGCGATGTCCAGGACGTCGAGGTGTCGGCCAAGAAGAAAACCAACATCGACAAGCTGCTGGAGGCGATCAACCTCCAGGCCGAATTGCTCGAACTCAAGGCAAACCCCGATCGCGCGGCAGATGCCACCGTGGTCGAAGCCCAGCTCGACAAGGGCCGCGGCCCGGTCGCGACCGTGCTCGTCAATCGCGGCACGCTGAAGGTCGGCGATGTGTTCGTTGCCGGCGCTGCCGCCGGTAAGGTGCGCGCGCTCGTCGATGATCGCGGCCAGCGCGTCAAGGAAGCTGGCCCCTCCTTCCCCGTGGAAGTTTTGGGCCTGTCGAGCCTGCCGAGCGCGGGTGACCAGTTCACCGTCGTCGAGAACGATCAGCGCGCCCGCGAAGTCGCCGAATATCGCCAGAGCGTGATCGACAAGAAGCGCACCACCAGTGCGCCGATGAGCCTTGAAAGTATGTTCGACAAGAAGGGCGCGGAAACGATCAGCTTCCCGCTCATCGTCAAGGCCGACGTGCAGGGCACCTCCGAAGCCATCGTCAATGCATTGAACAAGCTGTCGACCGACGAGATCGAGGTCCGCGTCATCCATTCGGGTGTCGGCGCGATTACCGAAAGCGACGTGACGCTTGCGGCAAGTTCGAACGCCCCGATCATCGGGTTCAACGTGCGTCCGAACAGCAAGGCCCGCGAGATCGCCAAGCGCGACGAGGTCGAATTCCGCTATTACGACGTCATCTACCACCTTACCGACTGGGTGAAGCAGGCGATGGCGGGCGAACTCGGCCCCGAGATCATCGAAACGGTCGTCGGCCGCGCCGAGGTCAAGCAGGTCTTCAAGTCGGGCAAAAAGGACAAGGCCGCGGGTCTCCTCGTCGTCGACGGGGTCATCAAGCTGGGCCTCCACGCCCGCCTGACGCGCGACGATGTCATCGTCTCGAAGACCACGATCGCCTCGCTCCGCCGCTTCAAGGACGATGTGAAGGAAGTCGAAGCCGGCACCGAATGCGGCGCCGTGCTTGAGGATACCAACGACATCGAACCGGGCGACATGCTCGAAATCTTCGAAGTCGAAGAACGGGAACGCACCCTCTAA
- the rbfA gene encoding 30S ribosome-binding factor RbfA produces MARRNESDGPSVRVLRVGEQVRHVLSEILARGDVHDPDLSSTPISVTEVRMSPDLRHATVFVKPLLGDKEAEVLAALKRNRRYLQGEVARRVNTKYAADLKFLADESFDEGSHIDSLLRTAHVARDLDGKDED; encoded by the coding sequence GTGGCACGACGTAATGAAAGTGACGGACCTTCGGTTCGCGTCCTTCGGGTCGGCGAGCAGGTCCGTCACGTCCTTTCCGAAATACTTGCGCGCGGCGACGTGCACGATCCGGATTTAAGCTCGACTCCCATTTCGGTCACCGAGGTGCGGATGAGCCCGGATTTGCGCCACGCCACGGTATTCGTGAAGCCGCTGCTGGGCGACAAGGAAGCAGAAGTACTGGCCGCGCTGAAGCGCAACCGGCGCTATTTGCAGGGCGAGGTCGCACGCCGCGTGAACACCAAATATGCCGCCGACCTCAAGTTCCTTGCCGACGAGAGCTTCGACGAAGGCAGCCACATCGACAGCCTGCTGCGCACCGCGCATGTGGCGCGCGACCTGGACGGCAAGGACGAGGATTAG
- a CDS encoding YceI family protein — protein MLLTIIAMTAAACSLSSGSVTYRIDPTQSVVSAKVPFFGIGSKSATFPNMEGSITIDPANAGTINLRVQLDGRALEASDGLTQRRLKGEKFFWVDRYPEITFTGAALTMRNDTAGVVDGSISARGKRVGATLDVTFDRPTKEICGNRPVSFTARTTIDRRHYGMTSYGLIVGNKVSINIEARMVPDR, from the coding sequence GTGTTGCTCACGATTATTGCCATGACCGCTGCCGCGTGCAGTCTTTCCTCCGGCTCGGTGACGTACCGGATCGACCCCACACAAAGCGTGGTCAGCGCCAAGGTCCCCTTCTTTGGGATCGGATCGAAAAGCGCGACTTTTCCCAATATGGAAGGGTCGATTACGATTGATCCGGCAAATGCCGGGACAATCAACTTGCGGGTGCAACTGGACGGGAGGGCGCTGGAAGCGAGCGACGGCCTGACGCAACGCCGGCTCAAGGGAGAAAAGTTCTTCTGGGTAGACCGCTACCCCGAAATCACTTTCACGGGCGCTGCGCTCACGATGCGCAATGACACGGCAGGTGTGGTGGACGGCTCGATTTCGGCGCGGGGAAAGCGGGTCGGTGCGACACTGGACGTCACCTTCGATCGTCCAACCAAAGAGATTTGCGGGAACCGACCGGTTTCCTTTACGGCGCGCACCACGATTGATCGTCGGCATTACGGCATGACATCCTATGGACTGATTGTTGGCAACAAGGTGTCGATCAATATCGAAGCGCGGATGGTGCCAGACCGCTAG